In the genome of bacterium, one region contains:
- the nuoG gene encoding NADH-quinone oxidoreductase subunit NuoG: MAKVTKGQAPGTGATVAYPEPAGKVREALKSASEEDILTLTLNGREVKAVKGETIIEVCHREDVYVPHYCWHPSLSIAGNCRLCLVHVEKVPKPVIACQTTVGPGMVVNTEGAEAKDARSWMMEFLLINHPLDCPICDRGGECQLQRYSVDYGIPHARMRDKKRKFVKPQADPLIDIERNRCIMCTRCVRFTEQVGGERTMGVFDRGDGNYIGTFGQGPVSNLFSGNVIDLCPVGCLTNRPFRFKARPWELRQTQSTCDQCSAGCKVTSWTRNDRLYRTTPPSRKRHTHFTINEDTEEFLCNQGRFGSDYGQHESRLDESTIRKADRLTPAAFDEAIEAAASGLKKAVDGASSDAVAMLLNPRLTIEEGYLARRLAGEVLHTPSIDWRLGRATAQIADAISQALDAADGDLEKDPDVIVVLNGEIYSQSPVLALRIQELGRRLGKKIVMLGHHHDHYIGKHADGQYHNLPGKTADALSDLAKLVGTTTPDAETLVHLAHKLNTTGDALKALMSVLKGAERGLLVHGLEDFGGLYAPQEVPAAIGLRKALGDKWSYLPVVTDRNAVGLHAVGAEPGAEGVAAADLIKAIEDGKIRSLLALGADGLAAVRDDARVLAALDKLDFFVLADHFQSPFAEKADVFLALATNLERTGVYADIEGNLAVLKQAVSKPSGDARGASEVLTALGRALGDATFGADTPEEAWQDVLAQLAPESKVTLKDLELEGGFNNAHYVNIRPQGGARNRSAEYNPGNYRTDGLHLRGSSSDVSTTAAGAVEELPAGDGPLLVWGGHVSGSNYITHRAEIFKILQPKPFLEVHPFDAEKLGVEHHQFAVLHVEGKKTKVGIKMNYAPAPGTVYLPAGAAGAIDPAEFAKPVRVKIEPLDERVPSQGEAFAEADATGDTR; this comes from the coding sequence ATGGCGAAAGTAACCAAGGGACAGGCACCGGGGACGGGGGCGACGGTCGCTTATCCGGAACCAGCCGGCAAAGTCCGCGAGGCGCTCAAGAGCGCCTCGGAAGAAGACATTCTAACGCTGACTCTGAACGGCCGCGAAGTGAAGGCCGTGAAGGGTGAGACGATCATCGAGGTCTGCCATCGCGAGGACGTTTATGTGCCGCACTATTGCTGGCACCCCTCGCTGAGCATCGCCGGCAACTGCCGTCTTTGCCTCGTCCACGTCGAGAAGGTTCCGAAGCCCGTCATCGCGTGCCAGACGACCGTCGGCCCGGGCATGGTAGTGAACACCGAGGGCGCCGAGGCCAAAGACGCGCGCAGTTGGATGATGGAGTTCCTGCTAATCAACCATCCGCTCGATTGCCCGATTTGCGATCGCGGTGGCGAGTGCCAGCTTCAGCGCTACAGCGTGGATTACGGTATTCCACACGCCCGCATGCGGGACAAGAAGCGCAAGTTCGTCAAGCCGCAGGCGGATCCGCTCATCGATATCGAGCGCAATCGCTGCATCATGTGCACGCGTTGCGTTCGCTTCACCGAGCAGGTCGGCGGTGAGCGTACGATGGGTGTGTTCGACCGCGGGGATGGCAACTACATCGGCACGTTCGGCCAGGGCCCAGTGTCGAACCTGTTCTCCGGCAACGTGATCGATCTTTGCCCGGTGGGCTGTCTGACCAATCGGCCGTTCCGTTTCAAAGCCCGTCCGTGGGAACTGCGCCAGACGCAGTCGACCTGCGATCAGTGCTCCGCAGGCTGCAAGGTGACGAGTTGGACGCGCAACGATCGCTTGTATCGCACGACGCCGCCATCCCGGAAGCGCCACACGCATTTCACGATCAACGAAGATACCGAAGAGTTTCTCTGCAACCAGGGCCGGTTCGGCAGCGACTATGGCCAGCACGAATCGCGTCTCGATGAGTCGACGATTCGCAAGGCCGATCGCCTGACGCCGGCTGCGTTCGATGAAGCCATCGAGGCCGCCGCAAGCGGATTGAAGAAGGCTGTCGATGGCGCGAGTTCCGACGCCGTGGCAATGCTTCTGAACCCACGCCTGACGATTGAAGAAGGCTACCTGGCGCGTCGCCTGGCCGGCGAAGTACTGCACACGCCGTCCATCGATTGGCGCCTCGGCCGCGCAACGGCGCAGATCGCCGACGCGATTTCGCAAGCTCTCGATGCAGCAGACGGCGACCTGGAGAAGGACCCCGACGTCATCGTCGTGCTGAACGGCGAGATCTACTCGCAGTCGCCGGTGTTGGCGCTGCGGATCCAGGAACTCGGGCGGCGACTTGGCAAGAAGATCGTCATGCTGGGTCACCATCACGATCACTATATCGGCAAGCACGCCGATGGTCAGTACCACAACCTGCCCGGCAAGACGGCCGACGCGCTGAGCGATCTCGCAAAGCTGGTCGGAACGACGACGCCGGATGCGGAGACGCTGGTTCACCTGGCGCACAAGCTGAATACGACCGGCGACGCGCTGAAAGCGTTGATGTCGGTGTTGAAGGGCGCCGAGCGCGGTCTGCTCGTTCATGGTCTCGAGGACTTCGGCGGGCTCTACGCACCGCAGGAAGTTCCCGCGGCCATCGGACTGCGCAAGGCTCTCGGCGATAAGTGGAGCTACCTGCCCGTCGTGACGGATCGTAACGCTGTCGGTCTGCATGCAGTCGGTGCAGAACCCGGCGCCGAAGGCGTGGCCGCGGCGGATCTGATCAAGGCGATCGAAGACGGCAAAATCCGCAGCCTGCTGGCGCTTGGCGCCGACGGGCTGGCTGCCGTGCGCGACGACGCGCGCGTGCTGGCGGCGCTGGACAAGTTGGACTTCTTCGTTCTCGCCGATCACTTCCAGAGCCCCTTTGCCGAAAAGGCGGACGTCTTCCTGGCGCTGGCGACGAACCTCGAACGCACCGGCGTTTACGCAGACATCGAGGGCAACCTTGCCGTGCTGAAGCAGGCCGTCAGCAAGCCGTCGGGCGATGCCCGTGGCGCTAGCGAAGTGCTCACGGCTCTTGGGCGGGCGCTTGGCGACGCGACGTTCGGCGCGGACACGCCGGAAGAAGCCTGGCAAGATGTGCTGGCGCAGTTGGCGCCCGAGTCCAAGGTCACGTTGAAGGACCTGGAACTTGAAGGCGGCTTCAACAACGCGCATTACGTGAACATTCGCCCGCAGGGCGGCGCGCGCAATCGCTCCGCCGAGTACAACCCGGGCAACTACCGCACGGATGGTCTTCATCTGCGCGGTTCATCGTCGGATGTTTCCACGACGGCGGCCGGCGCGGTGGAGGAACTGCCCGCGGGCGACGGTCCGTTGCTCGTCTGGGGCGGTCACGTCTCGGGCAGCAACTACATCACGCACCGGGCGGAGATCTTCAAGATCCTCCAGCCGAAGCCCTTCCTGGAAGTGCATCCATTCGACGCCGAGAAGTTGGGCGTGGAGCACCACCAGTTTGCGGTGCTGCATGTGGAAGGCAAGAAGACGAAGGTTGGAATCAAGATGAACTACGCTCCCGCGCCGGGTACGGTGTACCTGCCCGCGGGTGCTGCAGGCGCGATCGATCCGGCGGAATTCGCGAAGCCCGTTCGTGTGAAGATCGAGCCTTTGGATGAGCGCGTTCCCAGCCAGGGCGAGGCCTTTGCGGAGGCTGACGCTACGGGGGATACGCGTTGA
- a CDS encoding NADH-quinone oxidoreductase subunit I: MLVELLKGFAVAGKHIARYAAGKGKVTVEYPEVRREQPLFFRGRHRLQRYSDGLERCVGCALCAAVCPSEAIYLEAKENNPNNRVSAGERYAEIYQIHLLRCIFCGFCEEACPENAIVMGPTYELANHRRTDFIAQKQDMLDAPEKGFGDYHEYDPYVSHVTPESDKEAKADPWALNS, translated from the coding sequence ATGTTAGTGGAACTGCTCAAAGGATTCGCCGTCGCCGGCAAGCACATCGCGCGCTATGCGGCTGGCAAGGGCAAGGTGACCGTCGAGTATCCGGAAGTGCGGCGCGAACAGCCGCTGTTCTTCCGCGGTCGGCATCGGTTGCAGCGTTACTCCGACGGACTGGAGCGCTGCGTCGGCTGCGCGCTTTGTGCCGCCGTTTGCCCGAGCGAGGCGATTTACCTCGAAGCGAAGGAAAACAACCCGAACAACCGGGTTTCGGCGGGCGAACGCTACGCCGAGATTTACCAGATCCATTTGCTGCGCTGCATCTTCTGCGGATTCTGCGAAGAGGCATGTCCGGAGAATGCGATCGTGATGGGGCCGACCTACGAGTTGGCGAATCACCGTCGCACAGACTTCATTGCGCAGAAGCAGGATATGCTGGACGCGCCGGAGAAGGGCTTCGGCGACTATCACGAATACGATCCGTACGTTTCGCACGTAACACCCGAATCGGACAAGGAAGCGAAGGCCGACCCATGGGCGCTGAATTCCTGA
- the nuoH gene encoding NADH-quinone oxidoreductase subunit NuoH, whose product MGQFVGGPQNALIIVGAIIKILAAIGSVMGAVPFIVLAERKVIGYVQDRPGPNRAGPWGIVQGIVDGLKLLVKEDFIPGGADRVLYLLGPTLVTIPAFLAMCIIPFGPIIEGQALLDWLTLWGLQGLYTPSSQLALAITNPNIGILYVFAITSVGVYGITLAGWSSENKWSLLGGIRASAQMISYELSLSLSIIGVLLIAGDLNLYSILDSQSGWFWHWNVFAQPVAFLLFLTSMFAETNRLPFDLAEGESELTGGFHTEYSSMKFALFFMSEYINMVTVAAVCTTLFLGGYFLVPESWAVGAFDWVYAAIADGAGMTLPSTLGVITASLLAPMGLAIKLAGFIFFYIFVRACWPRFRYDQVMNLGWKVLLPVGLINLVVTAVGVAIISGIAGQSAAAAGASQSEIQAAITEGIKNYKILIGVVTFGLLVVVEVIVTARRRKMLKRDYRNVYYEKQPARKARAVPT is encoded by the coding sequence ATGGGCCAATTTGTGGGTGGTCCCCAGAACGCGTTGATCATCGTGGGAGCGATCATCAAGATCCTCGCAGCGATCGGCAGTGTGATGGGGGCGGTTCCCTTCATTGTTCTCGCCGAGCGCAAGGTCATCGGCTACGTGCAGGACCGACCCGGTCCGAACCGCGCCGGCCCCTGGGGCATTGTCCAGGGCATCGTCGACGGTCTGAAGCTGCTGGTGAAGGAAGATTTCATTCCCGGCGGCGCGGATCGCGTGCTCTACCTGCTTGGGCCCACGCTCGTCACCATCCCTGCCTTCCTCGCGATGTGCATTATTCCCTTCGGCCCGATCATCGAGGGCCAGGCGCTGCTTGACTGGCTGACGCTTTGGGGACTGCAGGGACTCTACACACCGTCCAGCCAACTTGCGCTGGCAATCACGAATCCGAACATCGGCATTCTGTACGTTTTCGCCATCACGTCGGTTGGCGTTTATGGTATCACGCTGGCGGGTTGGTCATCCGAGAACAAGTGGTCGCTGCTCGGCGGCATCCGCGCTTCTGCCCAGATGATCAGCTACGAACTCAGCCTGTCGCTCTCGATCATCGGCGTGCTGCTGATTGCCGGCGATTTGAATCTCTACTCGATTCTCGACTCCCAGAGCGGCTGGTTCTGGCATTGGAACGTGTTCGCACAGCCTGTCGCCTTCCTGCTTTTCCTGACTTCGATGTTTGCGGAGACGAACCGTCTGCCGTTCGACCTTGCGGAAGGCGAATCGGAACTGACCGGCGGCTTCCACACCGAGTATTCCTCGATGAAGTTCGCGCTGTTCTTCATGTCTGAGTACATCAACATGGTCACGGTTGCGGCGGTCTGTACGACGCTGTTCCTCGGCGGCTACTTTCTCGTGCCGGAATCGTGGGCCGTCGGCGCGTTCGATTGGGTCTACGCGGCGATCGCCGATGGCGCGGGCATGACGTTGCCGAGCACCTTGGGAGTCATCACCGCCTCGTTGCTGGCCCCGATGGGATTGGCGATCAAGCTCGCCGGCTTCATTTTCTTCTACATTTTCGTTCGCGCCTGCTGGCCGCGTTTCCGTTACGACCAGGTGATGAACCTGGGCTGGAAGGTCCTGCTACCGGTCGGCCTGATCAACCTCGTCGTGACGGCCGTTGGCGTTGCCATTATCTCTGGTATCGCCGGCCAGTCCGCTGCTGCTGCGGGCGCCTCGCAGTCTGAAATCCAGGCCGCGATCACCGAGGGAATCAAGAACTACAAGATCCTCATCGGCGTTGTGACGTTTGGTCTGCTGGTCGTGGTGGAAGTGATCGTCACGGCTCGCCGGCGCAAGATGCTGAAGCGGGACTACCGCAATGTGTACTACGAGAAGCAACCGGCCCGTAAGGCCCGGGCCGTACCGACTTGA
- a CDS encoding NADH-quinone oxidoreductase subunit J, translating to MGAEFLIYAILYLVTIGGAVMVIASRDTVRSAMALVLVMLSLAAHYFYLGQEFVGAIQIIVYAGAIMVLFLFVIMLLNVREREVAPWYMRSPRFWGGALALLFFALLAIGINIFAASSMTTSAHSGEAPTIVDLVTLLMTKYSLPFLLTSILLLVAVIGAVVMGRRVDPETGEEYIPDESEIA from the coding sequence ATGGGCGCTGAATTCCTGATCTACGCAATCTTGTACCTGGTAACGATTGGCGGCGCCGTGATGGTGATCGCCAGTCGTGACACGGTGCGCTCCGCCATGGCGCTGGTGCTCGTGATGCTCAGCCTGGCGGCACATTACTTCTACCTGGGCCAGGAATTCGTTGGCGCGATTCAGATCATCGTGTACGCTGGCGCGATCATGGTTCTGTTCCTCTTCGTGATCATGTTGCTGAACGTGCGCGAACGCGAAGTGGCTCCTTGGTACATGCGCAGCCCCAGGTTCTGGGGCGGGGCGCTCGCGCTGTTATTCTTCGCCCTTCTGGCCATTGGCATCAACATCTTCGCTGCCAGTTCGATGACGACGTCCGCCCACTCCGGTGAGGCGCCGACGATCGTCGACCTGGTGACCTTGCTGATGACGAAGTACAGCCTGCCGTTCCTTCTGACATCGATCCTGCTGCTGGTGGCGGTGATCGGGGCGGTTGTGATGGGACGCCGG